The genome window ATGTCCCCGGACCGGCTGGAAGCCGCGCACCTCCGCGCCGCCACGTTGTTGCACGGCAAGGGCGCACCGGTCGAGCTCGTCGCCTCGCACCTGCTGCAGGTCCGCCGCACCGAGATGCCCGCCTGGTTCTGCGACGTCATGCACCAGCACGCCCGCGAGCTGGTCGCCCGCGGTGAGCCCGAGCAGGCGCGGCGCTACCTGCTGCGCGTCGTGGACCGCTGCACCGGGACCCACCGCGCCGGGATCTTCCGCGAACTCGCCACCATCGCCCTGCGCAGCGACCCGCCGACGGCCCGCCGCTACCTGCACGAGGCGCTCCGCCTCCAGTCCGACCCCGAGGTCCGCGTCCGGCTGCGGATCATGCTGGCCAACGCGATGATCATGGCGGGCGACTCCGAGTCGGCCGTCAGGACGCTGCGGGCCGGTCTGGACGAGATCGGCGGCACCGATCCGCGGGGAGCGTCCCGCCTCCGCCAGGAGCTGCGCCTGACCTGCCTGTGGGGCGACCTCGGCGAAGCCGCCGGGCCGGAGGCCAACCCGGGTCCGGACGAGAGCGGCCACCGCAGCAAGCTGGTCGCCAACGCGTTGCGCTGCTACTGGGCCGGCGAGGACCGCGAGCAGGCGGCCGCCGACGCCGAAGAGGCACTGGAGACCGGGCCGGACGACGAGCACCCGGCCAGCCTCCTGCTGCCCGCGCTGGTGCTGGCCCGCACCGGCGCCTTCGCCGCGGCCTCCACCCACGTGCACCGGATGCTGCTGGAGGCCACGGCGGTGGACGCCTCGGCGATCGTGGTGCACGCCAGCAGCGTGCTGGCCGAGATCCTGCTGCACGCCGGCGATCTCCCGGCATGCGCGCAGATGGCGGACGCGGCCGTCGAGGCGACGTTGCGCCGGTCCGCGGACGAGTACCCGATGTACCTGGGCACCGCGGTGGCCAGCGCCGTCGCGGTCGCGCTGGCCACCGGCGACCACTCCGGCGCCTGGCGCTGCCTGGCCGCCACCGGCCTCACGGCCGAGGTGCCCCAGTGGAGCCCCTACAACTCCGTCCTGTTGCAGCGGGGACGGCTGCACGCGGCCCAGGGCGAGCTGGATGCCGCCCTGGCCGACCTGCGCGAGTGCGGCCGGCGGATGACGGCCGCGAACGTGCACAACCCGGCCGCCGGAGCATGGCGGTCGGAGTCCGCGCTGGTCCACGCGCGCATGGGCCACCACGACCGCGCCATGTCGCTGGTGCGCGTCGAGCTGGACCAGGCGCGCGGGTGGGGAGCGCCCGCGCCGATCGGCCAAGCGCTCCGGGTCATGGGCCTGGTCTCCCGCGACGAGGCCCGGCCGGCACACCTGACCGAGGCCGTGGCGGTACTCCGGGACTCCGGTGTGCGTTTGTCCTACGCGCAGGCGCTGTTCGACCTGGGCGTCACCTACCGGAAGCTGCACCGGCCCAACGAAGCTCGGCCGCGGTTGCGGTCGGCGTTGGCGCACGCGAGGCATTGCGGAGCGCAGGTGCTGGTGCGGCGGGCTTCCGAGCAGCTGGCCGCGTGCCGGGTGCGACCGCAGCGCACGACCGCCCTCGGCGTCGAGGCGCTGACCCCGGCCGAGCGCCGGGTCGCAGTGCTCGCCGCCGAAGGGCGGACCAACCGGCAGATCGCCGCGGACCTCTACGTCACCCGCCGCACGGTCGAACTGCACCTCAGCCGCGTGTACCAGAAGCTGCTGATCTCGGGGCGCCCCGCGCTGGGCAGTGCGATGTCGAGCTCCTGACTCCGGGTCAGCCGATGGTGCCGGAAGCCCGGTCAGCCGATGGTGCCGGCGTCGGTGGCGGCGGCCGCGTGCCTGCCCACCACCGCCCCGCCGCGCACCCGTTCCTTGGCCGCGACGTCGCGCAGGACCAGTGCGTGCGCCCCGATGACCGCGCACTCGCCGACCTCGACCGGCCCCAGGACGCTGGCCTTGGCTCCGATGGTGACGCCGTCGCCGACGGTCGGGTGCCGCTGCTCCCCCGGCGCCCGCATCCGGTCCCGCCGCCAGCCGACGGCGCCGAGCGTGACCTGGTGGTAGAGCACCACATCCGCCCCGATGGTCGCGGTCTCGCCGATCACCACCCCTTCGCCATGGTCGATGAACAGGCGCGGGCCGATCCGCGCTCCGGGGTGGATGTCGATGCCGGTGGCGGAGCGGGCGAGCAGCGAGATCAGCCGCGCCGGGCCGTAGCGGGCGCGCCGGTAGAGGAGGTGGGCCGCGCGGTGCGCCCACAGCGCGAGCAGGTGCGGGTACATCAGGGCTTCCGCGCGGCTGGTGACCGCCGGGTCCTTCGCCAGCACGGTGTCGAGGTCCTCGCGCAGCGTCGCGCACGCGCGCCGCACGTCGGGTGCCCACCGGTTGGAGTTCCGCAGTGTCATCGGATCGTTCCCCCGCCCATGCGCTGGACTTCCTCCCGCACGACGCGCACGGCGTCGTCGACGTGCCCGGCGTGGGTGCGCACCGACAGCACGCACATCCGCAGCAGGTAGCGGCCGTCGACCGCGGTGCTGGAGAAGAACGCCTCGGCACGCGCGTTGATGCGCTCGCGAAGCACCTGGTTGCCGCGGTTGCCCGCCGACGGCACGCTGAAGACCACAGTGGACAACTCCGGCGGTGGACCGCAGACCACGCCGGGGATCGTGCTCAGCTCGCAGTGGGCGTGCGCGGCGAGGTCCAGCTTCTCGTCCAGCGCCTCCCGGAAGGCCGAGACGCCGTGCAGGCGCAGCGGCAGCCACATGCGCAGCCCGCGGAACTCGCGGGTGCGCTCGATGCCCAGCTCGGCGTAGTCCGGCAGCTCGCCCGCCGCCAGGTCCTGGAGGTAGGGAACGTCGTCGTCGAACAACGCGTGCGAACGCGCCAGGACGGCGGGATCGCGCACCAGCAGCATGCCGGTGCCGTAGGGCAGGAACATGCCCTTGTGCGGGTCGAGCACCAGCGAGTCGGCGCGCTCGACGCCCACGAACGCACGGCGCCCCCGCTCGGTGAGCTGGAAGAAGCCGCCGTAGGCGGCGTCGACGTGCAGCCACAGGTCTTCCCGCGCCGCGAGGTCGGCGACCGCGGTGATCGGGTCGACGACCCCGGTGCTCGTGGTGCCCGCCGTGGCGAGCACGCAGAAGGGGCGCAGGCCGGCGGCGCGGTCGGCGCGGATCATGCTCCGGGCGGCCTCGACGTCCATGCGCAGGTCCGGCGTCGAGGGCACGGTCCGGATCGCCGACGCGGGAAAACCCATGATGCGCATGGCTTTGGGCACGCAGTGGTTGGTCTGCGCGGTCAGGTAGACCGTGCCGCCGGTGAGGTCGTCACCGAGGC of Saccharopolyspora erythraea contains these proteins:
- the epsC gene encoding serine O-acetyltransferase EpsC, with protein sequence MTLRNSNRWAPDVRRACATLREDLDTVLAKDPAVTSRAEALMYPHLLALWAHRAAHLLYRRARYGPARLISLLARSATGIDIHPGARIGPRLFIDHGEGVVIGETATIGADVVLYHQVTLGAVGWRRDRMRAPGEQRHPTVGDGVTIGAKASVLGPVEVGECAVIGAHALVLRDVAAKERVRGGAVVGRHAAAATDAGTIG
- a CDS encoding pyridoxal phosphate-dependent decarboxylase family protein, coding for MVGFPLEPDSRSMREMGESATALLADFLTGLDKAPTVPQDGAAVRVTRPQPAGAAFDEVLGEFRRAAAWATETAGPRHFGFIPGGGLFTSALAEYLARGFNRYTSVAAMAPGLVAVENSVVEWLAAEFGLPASAGGNITTGGSMANLSGLLAARHDRLGDDLTGGTVYLTAQTNHCVPKAMRIMGFPASAIRTVPSTPDLRMDVEAARSMIRADRAAGLRPFCVLATAGTTSTGVVDPITAVADLAAREDLWLHVDAAYGGFFQLTERGRRAFVGVERADSLVLDPHKGMFLPYGTGMLLVRDPAVLARSHALFDDDVPYLQDLAAGELPDYAELGIERTREFRGLRMWLPLRLHGVSAFREALDEKLDLAAHAHCELSTIPGVVCGPPPELSTVVFSVPSAGNRGNQVLRERINARAEAFFSSTAVDGRYLLRMCVLSVRTHAGHVDDAVRVVREEVQRMGGGTIR
- a CDS encoding helix-turn-helix transcriptional regulator translates to MSCLDRVAAGGRAAVVLEGAFGAGKTRALDLASEHAHRAGLTAVRLHTPLRVRAESCSAVRDLSSFGPFAGPDDQPFAPEAVARAVLAARRTVLLVDDLHRLDEDSLRWLGSVLDRLPDSSLGVVATAPHGEAERAGGPLAEVVARFIDRRALPYLDLAEVTQLAEAELGGAPVPGFAQECLRQTGGNPLLLNWLFGELRARAGNASGGGPGRLDEIGLRELAEILAHRYGGQCSGAAEVIKAVALLAPGASTGLVAGYCGLAPGTVAEITGRLEDTGLLERSGAGHALAAPVIHRAVLAGMSPDRLEAAHLRAATLLHGKGAPVELVASHLLQVRRTEMPAWFCDVMHQHARELVARGEPEQARRYLLRVVDRCTGTHRAGIFRELATIALRSDPPTARRYLHEALRLQSDPEVRVRLRIMLANAMIMAGDSESAVRTLRAGLDEIGGTDPRGASRLRQELRLTCLWGDLGEAAGPEANPGPDESGHRSKLVANALRCYWAGEDREQAAADAEEALETGPDDEHPASLLLPALVLARTGAFAAASTHVHRMLLEATAVDASAIVVHASSVLAEILLHAGDLPACAQMADAAVEATLRRSADEYPMYLGTAVASAVAVALATGDHSGAWRCLAATGLTAEVPQWSPYNSVLLQRGRLHAAQGELDAALADLRECGRRMTAANVHNPAAGAWRSESALVHARMGHHDRAMSLVRVELDQARGWGAPAPIGQALRVMGLVSRDEARPAHLTEAVAVLRDSGVRLSYAQALFDLGVTYRKLHRPNEARPRLRSALAHARHCGAQVLVRRASEQLAACRVRPQRTTALGVEALTPAERRVAVLAAEGRTNRQIAADLYVTRRTVELHLSRVYQKLLISGRPALGSAMSSS